GCTTCCAGCAGCgccagggccgccgccgccgccgccgccattttgagaggaaaggctgaggggaAGCGGCAGGAGCCAATGGGGAAAGCGGCGCCGGCAGTGCGGGCCAATGGGAGGGCGAAGGAGGGCGGTGCAAGTCCCGCCCCCGCGCGGCTGGGCGGGAAGCGCTGAGGAGAAGGCGGACGGGCCAATGGGAAAGCGGCGCCGGCAGTGCTGGCCAATGGGAGGGCGAAGGAGGGCGGCGCAAGTCCCGCCCCCGCGCGGCTGGGCGGGAAGCGCTGAGGAGAAGGCGGACGGGCCAATGGGAAAGCGGCGCCGGCAGTGCTGGCCAATGGGAGGGCGAAGAAGGGCGGCGCAAGTCCCGCCCCCGCGCGGCTGGCGGGAAGCGCTGAGGAGAATACGAGCGGGCCAATCGGAACGCGGCGCCGGCGGCGCCGGCCAATGGGAGGGCGAAGGAGGGCGGTGCAAGTCCCGCCCCCGCGCGGCTGGCGGGAAGCGCTGAGGAGAATACGAGCGGGCCAATCGGAACGCGGCGCCGGCGGCGTTGGCCAATGGGAGGGCGAAGAGGACAGTACAAATCCCGCCCCCGCGCGACTGGGCGAGAAGAATAGGACGGGGCGGAGCGAGTGGCGGGCGGGGGAACCAATGGGAAGCGAGCGGCGGGCGAGAAGGGCGCCCCCGCGCGGCGCGGAGgaccccccccgcttccccccataaccgcccaggacccccccaaagcccccagccccacagaaccCTCCCAAAGCCCCCCCCAtaacccccgggaccccccccaattccccccctaacccgcccccagccccacatAAGCCCCCCAATttcccccaacccccccccggaccccaatatccccccccccgggacccccaaaaccccccaatcccccccataACCCTGCAATACgcccccccaggacacccccccccccataaccccccataaccccctcctggaccccccaaccccccccccagatcccccatAACACCCCCATTCTCCCCataacccccaaatcccccccccaggacccccgtaaccccccaatcccccccataaacccccaatccccccccaacacccccccaacaccccccaaaacccccacatccccccccccggacccccgtAACCCCCCAATAACCCTGCAataccccccccatcccccccccatgaccccccagaactccccccatcccccccataacccccagttccccccataacccccaaatccccccaatccccccccagccccataaccccCCAATCCCCTCCTATAACCCTCCCAAtccccccccataaccccccaaaacccccaaatcccccccccaggaccccctgcacccccccaatccccccagaATTCCCCCAattccccccataacccccaaatccccccccaacccccccataacctcccccaatccccccccataacccccccaatcccctcctataacccccccaaatccccccccataacccccaaatccccccccccaggaccccctgcacccccccaatccccccagaATTCCCCCAattccccccataacccccaaatccccccccccaacccccccataacctcccccaatccccccccataaccccccccaaTCCCCTCCTATaacccccccaatccccccccaatccccccccagccccataacccccccaatccccccccagcacccccccataacccaccaaaaccccccaatccccccccccaggaccccctacacccccccaatccccccagaATTCCCCCAattccccccataacccccaaatcccccccaacccccccataacctcccccaatcccccccataacccccccccagccccataacccccccccaatcccccccataacccccaaatccccccccccaggaccccctgcacccccccaatccccccagaATTCCCCCAattccccccataacccccaaatccccccccaacccccccataacctcccccaatccccccccataacccttccccagccccataacccctccaatccccccccagcacccccccaatcccccccataacccccaaatccccccccaacccccccatacccctccccccaatccccccccatacccccccccccagccccataacccccccaatCCCCTCCTATAACCTCCCCCAatcccccccataacccccaaatcccccccaggaccccctacacccccccaatccccccagaATTCCCCCAattccccccataacccccaaatccccccccaacccccccataacctcccccaatcccccccataaccccacccccagccccataaccccccccaaatccccccccccggggggggggagccacAGGACCCCTGAAGCTACAAACGCCGTCGGCCatttattccccccccacccccgccctgCGCCGGGGCGGCTCCCCCCAAAACAGcgctgggggtggggggtgggggtggtgtctGGTttggtgtgggggggtgtttttggggggtggggtgggtggtttgggggggggggggggggctgtcagcgccgcccgccccggtcCCGCACGGGGgtgctgcggctgcggctgcggctgcggcgtTTGTCCCCCCGCCGGTGGTCGCGGTGATGCTCCCGATGGCCGCGCTCCGAagagccgggggcggggggcacggccccgccgcccccgcccccgccggggggGGACCCCGCGTTCTcggggggcggaggaggaggaggaggaggaggcggaggcggcggcggcggcggcggctccccccccccgtttgtcgcgggaggaggaggaggaggaggaggaggagggcgggggaGGAAGGgcggctccccctccccctccccctccccccccacctcctcctcccccccccctccccccccccgctgccgctgctcctcctcctcctgctccttgcgacgccgctcccgctcccgcgcccgcgccgcccgctccgcctGCTTCTGCACGAACTGCCGgggcggggacgggggcggggctaaggcgggggggcggggacAGCCACGCCCCCTTAAGCCACACCCCCCCttaaccctcccccccccccctcccttggGGTCAagccaccaccccccccccaatgcctTGGAGCAAAGCCCCGCCCACACAGAGCAACCCCGCCCCCCCACAGAGCAACCCCGCCCCCCACAGAGCAGCCCCGCCCCCTCACAGAGCAACCCCGCCCCCTCACAGAGCAGCCCCgcccccccagagcagccccgCCCCCCCAGAGCAACCCCGCCCCCCCACAGagcagccccgccccgccgagaagccccgcccccgcccggccccgcccaccTGGGTGTCGGTGAGGGGCAGCCAATAGATGCAGGGCGCCGCCTTGGTCTTGCGGAAGAGATCGTCCAATAGCTTGGCCGGCGGCTCCTCGGGGGGCTTCTctatggggggggggaggagccaCGGGGTGGGCGGGGTTAGACGCGGACAcgcccccacccacccccacccgggggggtgggggcctTTAACCCCGCCCACCCTGGCCATCAACTCCGCCCACCACCtgcccccgccccctccgcggTCCATTGCCTGTGACCACGCCCACGGCTCCGCCCCCTCGCCTagcccctccccttccccatcaccacacccccccccataGTAGCCCCCGCCTACCTTTCTTGTCGGGGCGGGCCTCGCGGGAGCCCCGCCCCCTCTCCTTGTcgggggggcggtgccgggggcggggctCGCGGGGGGCGTgtccgggggggcggggcgcggggggggaggggctgggggagcgggggggcccCTTGTCGCGGTCCCACTCGCGCTCCCCCCGCGTCCGCTCCCGCCGCTCCATCTCCCGCTCGCGCTCCGCCCACTGCGCCCGCTCCGCCTCCCGGGGGGCGCGGCCGCCCGAGGACACGCCCCCCGCCGGGG
The nucleotide sequence above comes from Mycteria americana isolate JAX WOST 10 ecotype Jacksonville Zoo and Gardens unplaced genomic scaffold, USCA_MyAme_1.0 Scaffold_107, whole genome shotgun sequence. Encoded proteins:
- the LOC142403108 gene encoding apoptotic chromatin condensation inducer in the nucleus-like, whose amino-acid sequence is YASVEEAVATRNALHGVKWPQSNPKVLAADFAEQEEEGRLWGAVVGLGVSWISTGGCCPTGPRGGEEPPSGACPAGAGRGACPPAGGVSSGGRAPREAERAQWAEREREMERRERTRGEREWDRDKGPPRSPSPSPPAPRPPGHAPREPRPRHRPPDKERGRGSREARPDKKEKPPEEPPAKLLDDLFRKTKAAPCIYWLPLTDTQFVQKQAERAARARERERRRKEQEEEEQRQRGGGGGGEEEVGGEGEGEGEPPFLPRPPPPPPPPPPATNGGGEPPPPPPPPPPPPPPPPPPENAGSPPGGGGGGGAVPPAPGSSERGHREHHRDHRRGDKRRSRSRSRSTPVRDRGGRR